Proteins encoded together in one Musa acuminata AAA Group cultivar baxijiao chromosome BXJ3-6, Cavendish_Baxijiao_AAA, whole genome shotgun sequence window:
- the LOC135640559 gene encoding probable LRR receptor-like serine/threonine-protein kinase At3g47570, translating to MRDRSRHLTLRHNLESVDMEDQFRDASLPSSPPRAATHATSNCLYILLVLDLVPHHFEGGAMELPRGLLTSRYVRILLLLLLHSLFCLCHSATVDQPSGSETDRAALLAVRAAITEDPRGIMNSWNNTVHFCQWPGVACDDPDHRERVTALALESMSLRGVISPFIGNFTYLGYLRLSNNSFSGEIPPEISRLAQLKDLNLSYNALNGTVPVSLGLCTNLLGIDFTGNLISGNIPAQLGSLLKLLVLNLGVNKLVGDITPFLGNLSSLLQLDLSSNNLTAEIPSSMGKLSNLTYLDLSANKLVGGIPPSLGKLSSIRMLNLANNGLSGSITPDMANLLTLEFLDLSNNSLSGEIPPLLGRVVPLQYLFLNKNDLTGSLPNSLGNLASLSYLDLSKNSLSGSIPPSITNLSSLQVLALSSNKLGGRLPEEIGRLTLLEFFQVSENVFSGPVPLSLYRISSLQTLSMAYNQLSGTLPLDIGDTLPNLSFLGMASNRLEGQIPWSLANATLLQQIELSGNNLSGVIPANLGNLPYLKQVSLGNNSLEARDAEDWEFISSLTNCSQLEELSLIENDLGGVLPASIANLSIQLKSLTLGRNHISGSFPPGIRNFVNLVTLSLNENHFTGSIPDFLGELVNLEALILHGNKFSGNIPSSLGKLTRLNELVLFDNDLGGSIPVSLGNCQNLNFLDLSVNRLSGSIPIEVLSIGSLSSYLDLSNNQLNGTLPLEVGRLRNTHFLSVATNRLSGGIPTTLGDCQVLESLNLSRNFFQGSIPTSLSNLKGIKRLDLSSNNLSGSFPDFLAGLPDLQLLNLSFNDLNGEVPVDKIFSNSSEFSVNGNHKLCGGISSLHLPSCSTQTSKKNRSLILEITLPIVVSLLLFALFVTCCYARKHKKLGLPAKVLENVPTRVSYLELMKATDDFSDENLIGVGSYGSVYRGVLGDGKTLVAIKVLNLVQRGAFKAFVAECEALRSIRHRNLVKILTTCSSVDLRGNEFRAIVFDFMPNGSLESWLHPDTDRNLYSKRLGLLRRLDIAIDVAAAVSYLHDHCETPIIHCDLKPSNVLLDGNMIGRVGDFGLARFLSNGTDRYLSSSVAMKGSIGYMAPEYGMGGQVSTHADVYSYGVLLLELFTGRRPTDDMFKDGLTLQKHVEGAFTKGAQVTGFADPSLFSDEEEGEDTSVLRIGSQASERITRLLESVLMVGLCCAKESPRERITIKDAVTRIETIKSLLLTTKM from the exons ATGCGTGATAGGAGCCGCCACCTCACCCTGCGCCACAACTTAGAGTCCGTTGACATGGAAGACCAGTTCCGAGACGCCTCGCTGCCGTCGTCTCCACCACGCGCAGCGACCCATGCCACCAGTAACTGCCTCTATATTTTGCTGGTACTCGACCTCGTACCTCATCACTTTGAGGGTGGCGCAATGGAGCTCCCACGAGGACTGCTCACTTCCCGGTACGTACGCATCCTTCTCCTCCTTTTGCTACACTCCCTTTTTTGCCTGTGTCACTCTGCTACCGTAGACCAACCTTCGGGAAGCGAAACCGATCGGGCCGCCCTGCTCGCCGTCAGGGCAGCCATCACCGAAGACCCTCGCGGCATCATGAATTCGTGGAACAATACTGTCCACTTCTGCCAATGGCCGGGCGTCGCATGCGACGATCCCGACCACCGTGAGAGGGTCACCGCCTTGGCCTTGGAATCCATGAGCCTCCGAGGGGTCATCTCCCCTTTCATCGGCAACTTCACCTACCTTGGCTACCTGCGACTCTCAAACAATAGCTTTTCTGGTGAGATACCCCCGGAGATCAGTCGTTTGGCCCAGCTCAAGGACCTCAATCTGAGCTACAACGCCTTGAACGGCACCGTTCCTGTTAGTCTTGGCCTCTGCACCAACCTCCTAGGCATCGACTTCACTGGCAATCTCATCTCTGGAAACATTCCCGCACAGCTCGGTTCTCTTCTTAAGCTTCTTGTGTTGAACCTCGGGGTTAACAAGCTCGTCGGCGACATCACGCCTTTCCTGGGAAATCTTTCGTCCCTCTTACAACTTGATCTGTCGAGCAACAACCTCACTGCAGAGATACCATCTTCCATGGGAAAACTTTCCAATCTCACCTATCTTGATCTCTCAGCCAACAAGCTGGTCGGTGGCATACCTCCTTCACTTGGGAAACTCTCTTCCATCCGTATGCTCAATCTCGCGAACAATGGCCTCAGTGGATCCATCACACCGGATATGGCAAACCTCTTGACCCTTGAGTTTCTGGATCTATCAAACAACAGCCTTTCTGGAGAGATTCCTCCATTGTTGGGTAGAGTCGTTCCTCTCCAGTACCTCTTTCTCAACAAGAACGATCTCACAGGAAGCTTGCCGAATTCCTTGGGGAACCTCGCATCTCTAAGTTACCTCGATCTCTCCAAAAATAGTCTCAGTGGGTCGATTCCTCCCTCCATTACGAACCTGTCATCTCTTCAAGTTCTGGCTTTGTCATCCAACAAACTCGGAGGGAGACTGCCGGAGGAAATAGGCCGTCTCACGCTACTTGAGTTCTTCCAGGTGTCTGAGAATGTATTCTCTGGGCCTGTTCCTTTATCACTCTACAGAATATCTTCTCTGCAAACGCTGAGCATGGCGTATAACCAGCTGTCAGGGACACTCCCACTAGATATAGGAGACACTCTACCCAATCTTAGCTTTCTCGGCATGGCCAGCAATCGGCTCGAGGGACAAATTCCATGGTCGTTGGCTAATGCTACGTTGCTTCAACAAATTGAACTCAGCGGCAACAACTTGAGCGGTGTAATACCAGCCAACCTCGGGAACCTACCATATCTCAAGCAGGTTTCTCTAGGGAACAACAGCCTCGAAGCCAGAGACGCCGAAGACTGGGAGTTCATCTCTTCCTTGACAAACTGCAGCCAACTGGAGGAACTAAGCCTGATCGAAAATGATCTCGGAGGTGTGCTTCCCGCCTCCATTGCTAATCTCTCGATCCAGCTCAAGAGCCTAACGCTCGGCCGCAACCATATCTCTGGATCTTTTCCTCCCGGCATCAGGAATTTTGTCAACCTGGTTACGCTGAGTTTGAATGAGAACCACTTCACTGGGAGTATTCCTGACTTCCTCGGAGAACTCGTCAACCTGGAAGCTCTGATCTTGCATGGCAACAAGTTCTCGGGTAACATCCCATCCTCACTCGGCAAATTGACTCGATTGAATGAGCTTGTATTGTTCGACAACGACTTGGGAGGCAGCATCCCGGTGAGTCTTGGGAATTGCCAGAATCTGAATTTTTTAGATCTCTCTGTCAATCGCCTGAGCGGATCCATCCCAATAGAAGTTCTTAGCATCGGATCCTTGTCGAGCTATCTCGACTTGTCCAACAATCAATTGAACGGAACTCTACCACTGGAGGTCGGCAGGTTGCGCAACACGCACTTTTTATCTGTCGCCACCAACAGGCTTTCGGGAGGCATTCCAACGACTTTAGGTGATTGTCAAGTGCTGGAGTCCCTCAATTTGAGTAGAAATTTCTTCCAAGGAAGCATTCCTACATCGCTGAGCAACCTGAAAGGCATCAAAAGGTTGGATCTTTCATCCAATAACTTGTCTGGTTCCTTCCCAGATTTTCTAGCAGGCTTGCCTGACCTGCAACTTCTGAATCTATCTTTCAATGATCTCAACGGTGAAGTGCCGGTAGATAAAATTTTCAGCAATTCTAGCGAGTTTTCTGTCAACGGAAACCACAAACTCTGTGGGGGTATCTCAAGTTTGCATTTGCCCTCTTGCTCAACTCAGACATCCAAGAAGAACAGGTCACTTATTCTTGAAATAACCTTGCCGATCGTAGTTTCACTCTTACTATTTGCTCTGTTTGTGACCTGCTGTTACGCGAGAAAGCACAAGAAACTTGGTTTACCTGCAAAAGTTTTAGAAAATGTTCCAACAAGAGTGTCTTATCTCGAGCTGATGAAGGCAACCGATGACTTCTCCGACGAGAATTTGATTGGCGTTGGAAGCTACGGTTCGGTGTACAGAGGGGTTTTGGGTGATGGCAAAACTCTCGTTGCGATCAAGGTACTCAACCTGGTTCAGCGTGGCGCTTTCAAGGCTTTCGTCGCAGAGTGTGAAGCTTTAAGAAGCATTCGACACCGAAACCTGGTCAAGATCTTGACAACCTGCTCGAGTGTGGATCTTAGAGGTAATGAATTCAGAGCTATTGTGTTTGATTTCATGCCGAATGGGAGCTTGGAGAGTTGGTTGCATCCGGACACAGACCGGAATCTGTACTCGAAGCGATTAGGTCTGCTTCGGAGACTTGACATAGCAATCGATGTTGCTGCTGCGGTGAGCTATCTTCATGATCACTGCGAGACGCCAATCATCCACTGTGATCTGAAGCCAAGCAATGTTCTTCTTGATGGCAACATGATTGGCCGTGTGGGAGATTTTGGCCTAGCAAGATTCCTCTCCAATGGCACCGACCGATATCTATCTTCTTCTGTGGCTATGAAAGGTTCCATTGGCTATATGGCTCCAG AATATGGGATGGGCGGGCAGGTTTCGACTCATGCTGATGTCTACAGCTACGGAGTGCTGCTGCTGGAGCTGTTCACAGGGAGGAGGCCTACAGACGACATGTTTAAGGACGGTCTCACCCTCCAAAAGCACGTCGAGGGAGCCTTTACGAAGGGAGCTCAAGTCACTGGCTTTGCCGATCCGTCACTATTCTCGGATGAAGAAGAAGGTGAAGACACTTCAGTTCTCAGGATCGGAAGTCAAGCGAGTGAAAGGATAACAAGATTGTTAGAATCGGTGCTCATGGTAGGTCTCTGCTGTGCCAAGGAGTCGCCGAGAGAGCGCATCACAATCAAGGATGCTGTGACCAGAATAGAGACGATCAAGAGTCTGCTGCTCACCACTAAAATGTAG